A single genomic interval of Helianthus annuus cultivar XRQ/B chromosome 13, HanXRQr2.0-SUNRISE, whole genome shotgun sequence harbors:
- the LOC110939683 gene encoding glutaminyl-peptide cyclotransferase, protein MWRPNRTHAQTPAFILMAVGSMRNVSPDQMLFFIITLFSLLIPNSFGSVTQQNADQIYSIEVVKEFSHDPAAFTQGLLYGGDDTLFESTGLNGHSSVRKVNLQTAKIEAEHRMNATDFGEGLTLLGERLYQLTWLTKTGYIYDRHNLNKIKTFSHHMRDGWGFATDGKVLFGSDGSSTLYKINPQTMEVIQEHVIKYKDHQVYNLNELEYINNEVWANIWQSDCIVRISPSDGTVTGWILLPELSKGLIHHGYTIDVLNGIAWDADNNRIFVTGKLWPKLYQIKLHPHKKPLSSPIEKMCLRGSGS, encoded by the exons ATGTGGCGCCCTAACAGGACTCACGCACAAACGCCTGCATTCATTCTTATGGCTGTTGGATCCATGAGAAATGTTTCTCCTGATCAAATGCTCTTTTTCATCATCACACTATTCTCACTTTTAATACCGAATTCATTCGGATCGGTTACCCAACAAAATGCTGATCAAATTTACTCCATAGAAGTTGTCAAGGAGTTCAGTCATGATCCTGCTGCTTTTACTCAG GGACTTTTATATGGAGGGGACGATACACTATTCGAATCAACTGGACTTAATGGACAT TCATCAGTTCGAAAAGTGAATCTTCAGACCGCAAAG ATTGAAGCCGAGCATAGAATGAATGCTACTGATTTCGGGGAGGGTTTAACACTTTTGGGTGAAAG GTTGTATCAACTAACTTGGTTGACGAAAACAGGTTACATATATGACAGACATAATTTAAACAAA ATTAAAACGTTTAGTCATCATATGCGTGACGGATGGGGATTTGCAACCGATGGGAAAGTACTTTTCGGAAGTGATGGATCTTCCACCTTATATAAAATCAATCCTCAAACAATGGAAG ttATACAAGAGCATGTTATTAAATATAAAGATCATCAAGTATACAATCTCAATGAACTAGAGTACATCAACAATGAAGTTTGGGCAAACATTTGGCAG AGTGATTGCATAGTTAGAATCTCACCATCGGATGGTACTGTGACCGGATGGATTCTCCTCCCAGAATTAAG CAAAGGATTGATACATCATGGTTACACA ATTGATGTTTTGAATGGAATAGCCTGGGATGCTGATAACAATCGAATTTTTG TGACCGGAAAATTATGGCCAAAGTTGTATCAGATAAAGCTGCATCCGCATAAGAAACCTTTGTCGTCCCCCATCGAAAAAATGTGCCTGCGCGGTTCTGGATCCTAA
- the LOC118485751 gene encoding 40S ribosomal protein S14-like: MIGVGCKRWRLRLDAAVEMCSSRLEVVDAGKLRLNDWCCCHRGMKVKADRDESSPYAAMQCGMKVKTDRDESSPYAAMLAAQDVSTRCKELGINALHIKLRAIGGNKTKTPGPGAQSALRALARSGMKIGRIEDVAPIPTDSTPRKSGRRGRRL; encoded by the exons ATGATTGGTGTCGGCTGCAAAAGATGGAGACTTCGTTTGGATGCCGCCGTAGAGATGTGTTCTTCTCGTCTTGAAGTTGTAGATGCCGGAAAACTTCGTTTGAACGATTGGTGTTGTTGTCACC GTGGAATGAAGGTAAAGGCTGATAGAGATGAGTCGTCCCCATATGCAGCTATGCAGT gTGGAATGAAAGTAAAGACTGATAGAGATGAGTCGTCTCCATATGCAGCTATGCTTGCTGCACAAGATGTTTCAACAAGATGCAAG GAGCTTGGAATCAATGCCCTCCACATAAAACTACGAGCAATTGGAGGTAACAAGACAAAGACACCCGGTCCAGGTGCACAATCTGCCCTCCGAGCTCTTGCCCGTTCTGGCATGAAAATTGGTCGTATTG AGGACGTGGCACCAATTCCAACAGATAGCACTCCTCGAAAGAGTGGGAGAAGAGGAAGGAGGCTGTGA
- the LOC110939681 gene encoding probable polygalacturonase isoform X1 codes for MRLDQQSTISTNSITTLLIFVSITVSTVNCRRHVSDGSDVTYAAINCRKHTAFLTDFGGVGDGKTSNTAVFRSAIQNLSQFENDGGSQLIVPPGKWLTGSFNLTSHFTLFIQFGAVVLASQDEGEYPLIEPLPSYGAGRDGPGGRFSSLIGGSHLTDVVITGDNGTIDGQGSIWWDKFHQKKLKNTRPYLIEPMYSNQIQISNLTLVNSPSWFVHPVYSSDIIIQDLTILAPVDSPNTDGIDPDSCKNVKIQDVFIVSGDDCIAVKSGWDEYGIKFGMPTEQAIIRRLTCISPDSAVIALGSEMSGGIKNIRAEDITAINSESGVRIKTGPGRGAYVTDIFVDKMTLHTMKYVFWTTGAYGQHPDPGYDPKALPKIDRINYRNVVADDVQMAGNMGGIEGDPFTGFCLSNVTIGLSDKPKKVQWNCTDVSGVSSNVTPEPCDALVDKGSIECEYPSDPVPIDTVQMQTCSFSTQKDGFRLHARKLSLLDAVLDYDDAGANPRHDPRKGRGGRNP; via the exons ATGAGGCTCGATCAACAATCCACGATCTCAACT AATTCGATAACAACTTTGTTGATTTTCGTATCGATAACCGTCTCAACCGTTAACTGCCGGAGACACGTATCCGACGGATCTGACGTCACCTACGCCGCAATCAACTGTCGTAAGCACACAGCATTTTTGACGGATTTCGGCGGAGTCGGTGACGGAAAAACGTCGAACACGGCGGTTTTCCGATCGGCGATTCAGAATCTGAGTCAGTTTGAAAACGACGGCGGATCGCAGCTTATTGTGCCGCCGGGGAAGTGGCTCACCGGAAGCTTTAACCTAACTAGTCATTTCACGTTGTTTATTCAGTTCGGTGCGGTTGTTCTTGCGTCTCAG GATGAAGGAGAATATCCGCTAATTGAACCGTTGCCGTCGTATGGTGCCGGTCGAGATGGACCGGGAGGAAGGTTTAGTAGTCTGATAGGTGGATCACACCTTACTGATGTTGTTATAACAG GCGACAATGGCACGATCGATGGCCAGGGTTCGATTTGGTGGGACAAGTTTCATCAAAAGAAACTGAAGAACACAAGACCATACTTGATTGAGCCAATGTACTCAAATCAAATCCAGATATCTAACCTCACTCTAGTCAACTCGCCTTCATGGTTCGTCCATCCGGTATATAGCAG TGATATAATTATTCAAGATTTAACCATTCTTGCACCTGTGGATTCCCCTAATACAGATGGAATTGATCCAG ATTCTTGTAAAAATGTAAAAATTCAGGATGTTTTCATCGTGTCCGGTGACGATTGTATCGCCGTGAAAAGCGGATGGGATGAATACGGGATTAAATTCGGGATGCCTACCGAACAAGCGATCATAAGGCGATTAACATGCATTTCCCCCGATAGTGCAGTGATTGCACTCGGGAGTGAAATGTCGGGTGGCATAAAAAACATTAGAGCCGAAGACATCACGGCTATTAATTCTGAATCCGGGGTCAGAATTAAAACGGGCCCCGGAAGGGGAGCATATGTTACCGACATCTTCGTGGACAAAATGACTTTACATACGATGAAGTATGTATTTTGGACCACAGGTGCATATGGGCAGCACCCGGATCCAGGTTATGATCCGAAGGCACTCCCGAAAATTGACCGGATCAACTATAGAAATGTGGTGGCGGATGATGTACAAATGGCGGGAAATATGGGCGGGATTGAGGGCGATCCGTTTACCGGATTTTGTTTATCAAATGTTACTATTGGGTTGAGTGACAAACCAAAAAAAGTACAGTGGAACTGTACTGATGTTTCCGGTGTCTCGAGTAACGTGACACCGGAACCATGTGATGCTCTGGTGGATAAAGGCTCGATTGAGTGCGAGTATCCATCGGATCCGGTTCCGATAGATACTGTTCAAATGCAGACTTGTTCTTTTAGTACTCAAAAG GATGGTTTTCGATTACATGCAAGGAAGCTTTCGCTGCTTGATGCAGTGTTGGACTACGATGATGCCGGAGCCAATCCTAGGCATGATCCAAGGAAGGGGAGGGGCGGAAGGAACCCATGA
- the LOC110939681 gene encoding probable polygalacturonase isoform X2 has product MRLDQQSTISTNSITTLLIFVSITVSTVNCRRHVSDGSDVTYAAINCRKHTAFLTDFGGVGDGKTSNTAVFRSAIQNLSQFENDGGSQLIVPPGKWLTGSFNLTSHFTLFIQFGAVVLASQDEGEYPLIEPLPSYGAGRDGPGGRFSSLIGGSHLTDVVITGDNGTIDGQGSIWWDKFHQKKLKNTRPYLIEPMYSNQIQISNLTLVNSPSWFVHPVYSSDIIIQDLTILAPVDSPNTDGIDPDSCKNVKIQDVFIVSGDDCIAVKSGWDEYGIKFGMPTEQAIIRRLTCISPDSAVIALGSEMSGGIKNIRAEDITAINSESGVRIKTGPGRGAYVTDIFVDKMTLHTMKYVFWTTGAYGQHPDPGYDPKALPKIDRINYRNVVADDVQMAGNMGGIEGDPFTGFCLSNVTIGLSDKPKKVQWNCTDVSGVSSNVTPEPCDALVDKGSIECEYPSDPVPIDTVQMQTCSFSTQKDGFRLHRFFFFVHVGWFSITCKEAFAA; this is encoded by the exons ATGAGGCTCGATCAACAATCCACGATCTCAACT AATTCGATAACAACTTTGTTGATTTTCGTATCGATAACCGTCTCAACCGTTAACTGCCGGAGACACGTATCCGACGGATCTGACGTCACCTACGCCGCAATCAACTGTCGTAAGCACACAGCATTTTTGACGGATTTCGGCGGAGTCGGTGACGGAAAAACGTCGAACACGGCGGTTTTCCGATCGGCGATTCAGAATCTGAGTCAGTTTGAAAACGACGGCGGATCGCAGCTTATTGTGCCGCCGGGGAAGTGGCTCACCGGAAGCTTTAACCTAACTAGTCATTTCACGTTGTTTATTCAGTTCGGTGCGGTTGTTCTTGCGTCTCAG GATGAAGGAGAATATCCGCTAATTGAACCGTTGCCGTCGTATGGTGCCGGTCGAGATGGACCGGGAGGAAGGTTTAGTAGTCTGATAGGTGGATCACACCTTACTGATGTTGTTATAACAG GCGACAATGGCACGATCGATGGCCAGGGTTCGATTTGGTGGGACAAGTTTCATCAAAAGAAACTGAAGAACACAAGACCATACTTGATTGAGCCAATGTACTCAAATCAAATCCAGATATCTAACCTCACTCTAGTCAACTCGCCTTCATGGTTCGTCCATCCGGTATATAGCAG TGATATAATTATTCAAGATTTAACCATTCTTGCACCTGTGGATTCCCCTAATACAGATGGAATTGATCCAG ATTCTTGTAAAAATGTAAAAATTCAGGATGTTTTCATCGTGTCCGGTGACGATTGTATCGCCGTGAAAAGCGGATGGGATGAATACGGGATTAAATTCGGGATGCCTACCGAACAAGCGATCATAAGGCGATTAACATGCATTTCCCCCGATAGTGCAGTGATTGCACTCGGGAGTGAAATGTCGGGTGGCATAAAAAACATTAGAGCCGAAGACATCACGGCTATTAATTCTGAATCCGGGGTCAGAATTAAAACGGGCCCCGGAAGGGGAGCATATGTTACCGACATCTTCGTGGACAAAATGACTTTACATACGATGAAGTATGTATTTTGGACCACAGGTGCATATGGGCAGCACCCGGATCCAGGTTATGATCCGAAGGCACTCCCGAAAATTGACCGGATCAACTATAGAAATGTGGTGGCGGATGATGTACAAATGGCGGGAAATATGGGCGGGATTGAGGGCGATCCGTTTACCGGATTTTGTTTATCAAATGTTACTATTGGGTTGAGTGACAAACCAAAAAAAGTACAGTGGAACTGTACTGATGTTTCCGGTGTCTCGAGTAACGTGACACCGGAACCATGTGATGCTCTGGTGGATAAAGGCTCGATTGAGTGCGAGTATCCATCGGATCCGGTTCCGATAGATACTGTTCAAATGCAGACTTGTTCTTTTAGTACTCAAAAG GATGGTTTTCGATTacataggttttttttttttgtccatGTAGGATGGTTTTCGATTACATGCAAGGAAGCTTTCGCTGCTTGA